In Corythoichthys intestinalis isolate RoL2023-P3 chromosome 4, ASM3026506v1, whole genome shotgun sequence, a genomic segment contains:
- the rwdd1 gene encoding RWD domain-containing protein 1 has translation MTDYNEEQRNELEAIESIYPDSFTVLSEDPISFTITVTSDAGENGETVEATLKFTYVEKYPDDPPLWEVHSQENLENSDMEDILTILKQQAEENLGMVMIFTLVTAVQEKLNEIVDLMKTRREEEKLRKEREAEEAEKVAFQGTVVTIENFLAWKAKFELEVAEIRRKKQKEEEQSGKAKLTGKQLFERDHNLDTSDIQFLEDAGNSVEVDESLFQDIDDLDLEDDDPDFDPLEMGSDED, from the exons ATGACAGACTATAACGAAGAGCAAAGAAATGAACTAGAAGCAATTGAGTCGATATACCCAGACTCGTTCACAG TGCTTTCGGAGGATCCCATCAGCTTCACTATTACTGTAACGTCAGACGCGGGGGAAAATGGTGAAA CTGTAGAAGCCACTTTAAAGTTTACATATGTAGAAAAATACCCTGATGACCCCCCACTGTGGGAGGTCCACTCCCAAGAGAACCTGGAAAACAGTGATATGGAGGACATTCTCACAATACTAAAGCAACAG GCAGAAGAAAACCTGGGAATGGTGATGATTTTTACCTTGGTGACAGCTGTGCAGGAAAAACTCAACGAAATTGTGGACCTGATGAAGACCAGACGAGAAGAGGAGAAACTGCGGAAAGAGAGGGAGGCGGAGGAAGCAGAGAAG GTAGCATTTCAGGGCACAGTGGTAACAATTGAGAACTTCCTGGCATGGAAAGCCAAGTTCGAGCTAGAAGTGGCTGAAATCCGACGGAAAAAACAGAAAGAGGAAGAGCAATCGGGCAAAGCAAAACTCACAG GCAAACAACTGTTTGAGAGGGACCACAATCTGGACACGTCAGACATCCAATTCCTTGAAGACG CTGGAAACAGTGTTGAGGTGGATGAATCATTGTTCCAGGACATCGACGACTTGGATTTGGAGGATGACGACCCAGACTTTGACCCTTTGGAAATGGGCAGTGATGAGGATTAA
- the LOC130915042 gene encoding calcium homeostasis modulator protein 5-like — protein sequence MDKFQNVLRFFMNQKATIGYSFMALLTIGGERVFSMVSFQCPCNHDQNFAYGITFLLGPAAVLLVLGLFFSARLWRLYTGCCLNPMKLCPRGRCFGCVRVLMSIFTGACVAPIMWLSVALLNGTFYECAVSGLNDNLVVDLFCKNKTMKCREELARVPCGRSKLTEEDRMDLLLMFRAQSQILGWWIIIIAATFGLIGTCYTNCRSQVSYLQLTFWKRYVEKEREHFDTYSVEYASKLAERNLKSFFENKDPELFPFPNHKAWEEISTLYTFSRSEQYYSTLHHYVERVDRDFAPEKRPVMDMEHGIEMT from the exons ATGGATAAATTCCAGAATGTCCTGCGTTTCTTCATGAACCAGAAAGCCACAATTGGCTACAGTTTTATGGCTCTCCTGACGATAGGCGGGGAGAGAGTCTTCTCCATGGTCTCCTTTCAGTGTCCATGCAACCACGACCAGAACTTTGCCTATGGAATCACATTCCTGCTCGGACCCGCTGCTGTGCTTCTGGTTTTGGGTCTGTTCTTCAGTGCTAGGTTGTGGAGGCTTTACACTGGTTGCTGCCTCAATCCCATGAAACTGTGTCCGCGCGGAAGATGCTTCGGATGTGTTCGAGTGTTGATGAGCATCTTTACAGGGGCTTGTGTAGCTCCTATTATGTGGCTCTCCGTTGCCCTGCTCAACGGGACATTTTATGAGTGCGCTGTCAGCGGTCTCAATGACAACCTGGTGGTGGATCTGTTCTGTAAGAACAAGACCATGAAGTGTCGGGAGGAGTTAGCCAGAGTTCCCTGTGGCAGGTCCAAGCTAACTGAAGAAGACCGCATGGATCTGCTGCTGATGTTCAGGGCCCAATCTCAG ATTCTGGGCTGGTGGATCATCATCATCGCAGCCACGTTTGGGCTCATTGGTACTTGCTACACCAACTGCCGTTCCCAAGTCAGCTACTTGCAGCTCACATTCTGGAAACGCTACGTGGAAAAAGAAAGAGAGCACTTTGACACCTACAGTGTGGAGTATGCCTCCAAACTGGCTGAAAGAAACCTAAAAAGTTTCTTTGAGAACAAGGATCCTGAACTGTTCCCTTTCCCCAACCACAAGGCATGGGAGGAGATTTCTACACTCTACACCTTTTCAAGGAGCGAACAATATTACAGTACCCTACACCATTACGTGGAGAGAGTAGACAGGGACTTTGCACCAGAGAAGAGACCTGTCATGGACATGGAGCATGGAATTGAAATGACATAG
- the LOC130915384 gene encoding calcium homeostasis modulator protein 6-like: MEKLNALLKIANKQTNLAFGLVSLLTAGGEQIFSSVLFRCPCNELNFMYGMVFLLLPAVALLLLAYILSQKMWKMMTGFCRNRTNFCCWKKMLHFLKTVLKISTTALVAPSSWIALALLKGNYFECAMTNANVTYYKERFCGGANSLVECQTEVQTFPCGGGSSANDREAVLLTLRAHSQILGWLLIALVMLSNLLLNCLARCTSPVNYLQLKFWRIYSHEESKLMDSYTLIHAKELAERNIESFFKHSSPKHIITPSNKDWDKISTLYKFSTKDHYYSTLHKYVDTGMIQMAAFKSAESMSDNPAVLNFVDKGRMCL; encoded by the exons ATGGAGAAGTTAAATGCACTTCTGAAAATTGCCAACAAGCAGACTAATCTTGCCTTTGGGTTAGTCTCCTTGCTGACGGCTGGAGGAGAGCAGATCTTCTCTTCAGTGCTCTTCAGGTGTCCCTGCAATGAGCTGAACTTCATGTACGGCATGGTGTTCCTTCTGTTACCCGCTGTGGCTCTGCTACTGCTGGCCTACATCTTGAGTCAGAAGATGTGGAAGATGATGACGGGTTTTTGTCGAAATAGGACTAATTTTTGCTGCTGGAAGAAGATGTTGCACTTTCTGAAAACAGTCTTGAAGATCAGCACCACAGCCTTGGTGGCACCCTCAAGTTGGATAGCTTTGGCTTTGCTAAAAGGGAACTACTTTGAGTGCGCGATGACAAATGCCAATGTGACTTACTACAAAGAGCGTTTCTGcggtggtgccaactctctggtCGAGTGCCAAACGGAAGTTCAAACGTTCCCTTGCGGAGGAGGCAGCAGTGCCAACGACAGAGAAGCTGTTCTGCTCACCCTAAGGGCTCACTCGCAG ATCCTTGGTTGGCTGTTGATTGCTTTGGTCATGTTGTCCAACCTCTTGCTGAACTGTCTGGCTCGGTGCACCTCGCCCGTCAACTACCTGCAGCTCAAGTTCTGGAGGATCTATTCTCATGAGGAGAGCAAACTAATGGACTCCTACACCTTGATTCATGCCAAGGAACTCGCCGAGAGAAACATTGAAAGTTTCTTCAAACATTCAAGTCCCAAACATATCATCACTCCCTCCAACAAAGATTGGGATAAAATCTCCACCCTCTACAAGTTCAGCACCAAAGACCACTACTACAGTACATTACACAAGTATGTAGATACCGGGATGATTCAAATGGCCGCCTTTAAATCAGCTGagtcaatgtcagacaatcctgCGGTTCTGAATTTTGTGGATAAAGGCAGAATGTGTCTGTAA